One window from the genome of Aerosakkonema funiforme FACHB-1375 encodes:
- a CDS encoding PstS family phosphate ABC transporter substrate-binding protein yields MVVHKRKFKLNRFTTIAAMAVAATTIGVSVSSVKSQSPALIKIDGSSTVYPVTAAVAEEFQRSKGNAVRVTVGISGTGGGFKKFCRGETDVSNASRPILAEELQACRAAGVQFIELPVAYDALTVVVNPQNNWATNISVAELKKMWEPASQGSVTKWNQVRQGWPNAPLKLFGPGADSGTFDYFTEAVVGKSKSSRGDYTASEDDNVLVQGVSRDRSALGYFGYAYYEANRSRLKAVAVNGVLPSRQTVENGSYKPLSRPIFIYVNAKAAQRGEVRDFVSFYMSNAPRLVPAVKYVPLPAQAYTIASQHFQNRKLGTVFAGDAPVGLTIQQLLQREARQ; encoded by the coding sequence ATGGTGGTACACAAGCGGAAATTCAAGCTTAACCGCTTCACCACGATCGCCGCTATGGCAGTTGCAGCTACCACCATTGGCGTATCTGTATCTTCTGTGAAATCCCAAAGTCCGGCTTTAATCAAGATAGACGGGTCAAGTACCGTTTACCCCGTTACGGCAGCAGTAGCAGAAGAATTTCAGCGCTCCAAGGGAAATGCAGTGAGAGTAACTGTGGGCATTTCCGGAACAGGAGGTGGATTTAAAAAGTTTTGTCGTGGCGAAACAGACGTTTCCAACGCATCGCGACCAATCCTCGCTGAAGAGTTGCAAGCTTGTAGAGCAGCTGGCGTTCAGTTCATAGAATTGCCCGTCGCATATGACGCACTCACAGTAGTTGTCAATCCACAAAACAACTGGGCAACTAATATTAGTGTTGCCGAACTGAAGAAAATGTGGGAACCTGCATCGCAGGGCTCTGTGACAAAATGGAATCAGGTACGTCAGGGATGGCCAAATGCTCCGTTAAAACTGTTTGGGCCTGGTGCTGATTCCGGTACATTTGACTATTTCACAGAAGCGGTTGTCGGTAAATCCAAATCGAGTCGCGGCGATTACACTGCCAGCGAAGATGATAACGTATTAGTACAGGGAGTAAGTCGCGATCGCAGTGCCTTGGGTTACTTTGGTTACGCTTATTACGAAGCGAATAGAAGCCGACTCAAAGCCGTAGCAGTTAACGGCGTTTTACCTTCTCGTCAGACTGTAGAAAACGGTTCTTACAAACCTCTTTCTCGGCCTATATTTATCTATGTAAATGCCAAGGCTGCTCAGCGCGGCGAAGTCAGAGATTTTGTCAGCTTTTACATGAGCAATGCGCCTCGTTTAGTACCCGCAGTGAAGTATGTTCCCTTACCAGCCCAAGCATATACAATTGCCAGCCAGCATTTCCAAAATCGCAAGTTGGGTACAGTATTTGCTGGCGATGCACCAGTTGGTTTGACAATTCAGCAGTTGCTACAGCGGGAAGCAAGACAATAA
- a CDS encoding NAD(P)/FAD-dependent oxidoreductase encodes MAKVVVIGAGLGGLPTAYELRHLLPKEHKVTLISDRPEFTFIPGSIRVALNLKPLEDIQLNLAELTKRHGIEWILGRVTAFNPETKRITVEENRIVDWDYVAIATGASFAFDAVPGLGPDGGYTHSVCSPNHTLEARTAWLKFLENPGPLVVGAMAGVSCFGPAYEFLLMAEWELRRRGLRDRVSITFVTPEPYLGHLGLDGLSNSRQLTENLLKKRGIEAVTNARITSVDAEAIALSDGRELPYQYAMILPAFRGVEFIDRVLGLGDRKGFIPVLPTYEHPQFSSVYALGVSVALPETKEVAPLGLPKTGQMTEAMGLAVTHNIAVKLGAIADHLKTPTLEAICFAEFGDTGIAYVAAPVLPDPETGKRRYSYALQGRWVNWVKAAFEKYFLLKMKLGWGLPWFEILGLRILFGLSLLKNCDSVQEKAMNKNSLEASIKR; translated from the coding sequence ATGGCAAAAGTGGTTGTAATTGGCGCGGGATTGGGGGGGCTGCCCACCGCTTACGAACTGCGACATCTGCTGCCGAAAGAACATAAGGTGACGTTAATTTCCGATCGACCCGAATTTACTTTTATTCCTGGGTCGATTCGGGTAGCGCTGAACCTCAAGCCTCTGGAAGACATTCAATTAAACTTAGCTGAATTAACCAAGCGGCACGGTATTGAATGGATACTGGGAAGAGTAACAGCTTTTAACCCTGAAACCAAACGCATCACTGTAGAAGAAAATCGAATAGTTGATTGGGATTATGTGGCGATCGCCACAGGTGCTTCCTTTGCCTTTGATGCCGTGCCCGGACTGGGCCCAGATGGAGGTTATACCCATTCAGTTTGCTCGCCCAATCATACTTTAGAAGCGCGAACAGCTTGGCTGAAGTTCTTAGAAAATCCGGGGCCTTTGGTGGTAGGAGCAATGGCGGGAGTTAGTTGTTTTGGGCCAGCTTATGAGTTTTTGTTAATGGCAGAGTGGGAGTTGCGGCGCAGAGGTTTGCGCGATCGAGTATCGATTACTTTTGTGACGCCAGAACCTTATCTCGGACATTTGGGATTAGATGGTTTGAGTAACTCCAGACAATTAACGGAAAACCTGCTAAAAAAACGAGGAATTGAGGCAGTAACTAATGCGAGAATTACTTCCGTCGATGCGGAAGCGATCGCACTATCTGATGGGCGCGAACTTCCCTATCAATATGCCATGATACTGCCAGCTTTTCGAGGAGTAGAATTTATCGATCGAGTACTTGGCTTGGGCGATCGCAAAGGGTTTATTCCCGTATTGCCTACCTACGAACATCCTCAATTTTCCTCCGTTTATGCCCTTGGCGTGAGTGTGGCATTGCCGGAAACCAAAGAAGTTGCGCCGCTGGGATTACCCAAAACCGGACAAATGACAGAAGCAATGGGATTAGCAGTCACACACAATATCGCTGTCAAGTTAGGTGCGATCGCAGATCATTTGAAAACACCTACGTTGGAAGCAATTTGTTTTGCTGAATTTGGCGATACGGGGATTGCCTATGTTGCAGCCCCCGTTTTGCCAGATCCAGAAACAGGTAAACGGCGTTACTCCTACGCTTTGCAAGGACGCTGGGTAAACTGGGTGAAAGCAGCATTTGAGAAGTATTTTCTCCTCAAGATGAAGTTGGGATGGGGTTTGCCTTGGTTTGAAATCTTGGGTTTGCGAATTTTATTCGGATTGTCGCTACTGAAAAATTGCGATTCAGTGCAGGAGAAGGCAATGAACAAAAATAGTTTGGAAGCTTCTATTAAGCGTTAA
- a CDS encoding helix-turn-helix domain-containing protein: MTYKIPGNCLACDSCRTHCPTGAIKTDEQNYWIDGSLCNNCEGYYSEPQCLAFCPTACPVPSEPKKGRYKVDIRPATSPDLFANVKNNPFASSMVMWELCNLLAQRQSLDWKVNDVGQPYYERQVNGGQGRIVLHITNSLAGESDPLAREEAIAAIESLDIRSACMHLIYAAHATALEKPWEQEFLISDRQIEEYLELDKRKDLSKSTKLSIIKKIAEQPCTITASFSWPKQGKVNEFSVAESRLWHLLEIQHHFQEDEIGCKSLVGLTFKVRAGIWAQYFLNKQGCKQRTHFYQYGVLAQSLLSAVMSIWQQHEGAARMMLWLLFKTKMGKEQRITVPTLMRVAYGEKRVGYASQNREERKRLLRTFESDLECLNRYNLKPVFDPVTYPPEIQPLWAKLAEIPDDAEAALDFWIKDGSNGTRITDASPRGKWNLLMNARILWFELPPDWEQVRTDTNNKKQGSRHKKTKLKEQSILLPEQITMARKNQGISQRALAQMTGKSQSWIRDLEKGRLSAKLEDQTLLRKALGLSCS; this comes from the coding sequence ATGACTTATAAAATCCCAGGAAATTGTCTTGCTTGTGATAGTTGCCGCACCCATTGTCCCACAGGCGCAATTAAAACAGACGAACAAAATTATTGGATAGACGGTAGTCTTTGTAACAATTGCGAAGGCTACTATTCGGAACCGCAGTGTCTAGCTTTTTGTCCGACCGCTTGTCCTGTACCTTCAGAGCCAAAAAAAGGTAGATATAAAGTAGATATCAGACCTGCAACCAGTCCTGACTTATTCGCCAATGTGAAGAATAATCCGTTTGCATCTTCAATGGTGATGTGGGAACTTTGCAACCTATTAGCACAACGACAATCGTTAGATTGGAAAGTGAATGATGTGGGGCAACCCTATTACGAGAGACAAGTCAACGGAGGGCAGGGAAGAATTGTCCTACACATCACTAATAGCTTAGCTGGTGAATCCGATCCTCTGGCCCGTGAAGAAGCTATTGCAGCAATTGAATCCTTGGATATCAGATCTGCCTGTATGCACCTGATTTACGCTGCACACGCTACGGCGTTGGAAAAGCCTTGGGAGCAAGAGTTTCTCATTAGCGATCGTCAAATTGAGGAGTACTTAGAACTGGATAAACGTAAGGACCTCAGTAAATCGACAAAACTATCTATCATCAAAAAAATTGCCGAACAGCCTTGCACAATAACCGCTTCCTTTTCTTGGCCTAAACAAGGTAAAGTTAACGAATTTTCAGTGGCAGAAAGCCGCTTATGGCACCTGCTAGAAATTCAACATCATTTCCAAGAAGACGAAATTGGTTGTAAATCCCTAGTTGGTTTAACTTTCAAAGTTAGAGCAGGTATTTGGGCGCAATATTTTTTGAACAAACAAGGCTGTAAGCAGCGAACGCATTTTTATCAGTATGGGGTTTTGGCTCAATCCCTCTTAAGCGCTGTGATGAGTATTTGGCAGCAACATGAAGGTGCTGCTCGCATGATGCTTTGGCTGCTATTTAAAACCAAAATGGGAAAAGAACAACGCATTACCGTACCAACCTTAATGCGTGTTGCTTACGGTGAAAAAAGAGTAGGTTATGCCTCTCAAAATAGAGAAGAAAGAAAGCGACTTTTACGAACATTTGAAAGCGATTTAGAATGTTTAAATCGTTATAACCTAAAGCCTGTATTCGATCCAGTGACTTATCCACCTGAAATTCAACCGCTTTGGGCGAAGTTAGCCGAAATTCCAGATGATGCCGAAGCAGCGTTAGATTTTTGGATTAAGGATGGTAGCAATGGCACACGCATTACAGATGCTAGCCCTCGCGGTAAATGGAATTTGTTAATGAATGCCCGTATTTTATGGTTTGAACTTCCACCCGATTGGGAACAAGTAAGGACTGATACCAACAATAAAAAACAAGGCTCTCGCCACAAAAAGACAAAGTTAAAAGAGCAGTCTATCCTTTTACCGGAACAGATTACTATGGCCAGGAAAAATCAGGGAATTAGCCAGAGGGCTTTAGCGCAAATGACAGGTAAAAGCCAAAGTTGGATTCGGGATTTAGAAAAAGGCCGTTTATCTGCAAAGTTGGAAGACCAAACGCTATTGCGAAAAGCTTTAGGTTTAAGTTGTTCGTAA
- a CDS encoding pentapeptide repeat-containing protein: protein MKLFHVATLSLFAPLFLNSPVLAGNPLHLQQLLSTGQCYRCDLSGADLRSAHLIGADLREANLQGANLTRANLEGADLTNANLAGADLTQAFLTNADLKQANLDNVNLTRATIYDANVFQASMNNLNITDAEIFNTAIGIGGEDAEVPDWPRY from the coding sequence ATGAAACTTTTTCATGTCGCAACCTTAAGCTTATTTGCTCCCCTATTTTTGAATAGCCCAGTTCTAGCTGGAAATCCGCTTCACCTACAACAGCTATTGTCAACTGGTCAATGTTATCGGTGCGATCTATCAGGAGCCGATCTCAGGAGCGCACACTTAATTGGTGCCGATTTGAGAGAAGCTAACCTGCAAGGTGCCAACCTCACTCGCGCCAACTTAGAAGGTGCCGATTTAACCAATGCTAACTTGGCAGGCGCTGACTTAACTCAAGCTTTTCTCACCAACGCCGATCTTAAGCAAGCGAATCTCGACAACGTAAATTTAACTCGCGCTACAATCTATGACGCTAATGTGTTTCAGGCATCAATGAATAATCTTAATATCACCGATGCCGAGATTTTTAATACAGCGATCGGCATTGGGGGAGAAGATGCTGAGGTTCCAGATTGGCCTAGATACTAA
- a CDS encoding zinc-dependent metalloprotease produces the protein MKKRLPFYLIFLVQGVFLGMGLVNAQQLVLSLNSNPAILPSTQQVQPIANQESEKAQQSNPGSNNTRDSQLQGYDRIIKNTDKLPGLFTLYRHKATGKIYLEIKREQLHKNYLATITMASGIGERGIYSGLPLQDFLFYLRRVNNNLHFIVRNVNFRTSQGDPQARSVDRSFSDSVLYSLPIKSTHPQQQTMLVDLGDLLLKDVPNLSAMLTQVLDIRYQLDKDKTYFGAAKAFPLNIEIDSVYNFSSSDNSSNRVYLPTVPDTRALTLKVHYSFSQLPENNGYVPRLADERIGYFITTYQDFSKDDSRDLYVRYINRWHLQKQDISTSPPTPLPQGEASNIPSPPLSPPKQPIVFWIENTVPLEYRDAIREGVLMWNKAFEKAGFKDAIQVRQMPDDAKWNPADVRYNTIRWLNSLDGAFARGPSRVNPLTGQILDADIIVDAGLVRSRKQEFRALIQSNQSETNSFLANLINNGSLCTHSSSNPDAEMQKKTFLSSLARDNDLCYGVESANQLAMGSVALSLLNEEKPSHEKIKEYVHQFVRSLIAHEVGHTLGLRHNFRGSTFLKPEELNNTEITRSKGMSSSVMDYLPVNLAPPDAQQGDYFTNIVGPYDEWAIEYGYKISGATAPAAEKQFLAEITQKQTTNPELSYSPDEDSYDLDPTANRYDMSSDPLRYSLWQLDNARLMWDRLNKRSPADDESYSDVSELFDRVFVYYLQNVSFIMKYIGGQSFYRDRPGSANARLPFEAVSVEKQREALTAIQKYVFAEDAFNFPPELLNKLAPSRWEDWSDRLEVDRLDYPIHDSIFMPQSYVLRSLLSNNRLKRLRDIELKTQSGQALTMPELFNTLQTGIWTEVLQAENNAIKISSLRRALQREHLNILVGMVLRTNKVPEDARTLAWEKLRQLRHKLDLTLKKEDSYLDDYTKAHLEETRARIYKVLDAPLPSKRLGRGG, from the coding sequence ATGAAAAAAAGATTGCCGTTTTATCTAATTTTTCTTGTACAGGGAGTTTTTTTAGGGATGGGGCTAGTTAACGCACAGCAGCTAGTTTTATCCTTAAACAGTAATCCGGCAATCTTGCCCTCAACACAGCAGGTACAGCCGATCGCAAATCAGGAGAGCGAAAAAGCACAGCAGTCAAATCCTGGCAGCAACAACACCAGGGATTCCCAGTTGCAGGGGTACGATCGCATCATTAAAAATACGGATAAGTTGCCAGGACTGTTCACCCTCTACCGCCACAAAGCCACAGGCAAAATTTATTTAGAAATCAAACGAGAACAACTGCATAAAAACTACCTCGCGACCATCACAATGGCATCCGGTATCGGCGAACGAGGTATTTACAGCGGACTGCCTTTACAAGATTTCCTTTTCTACCTCCGCCGCGTCAATAACAATTTACACTTCATTGTCCGCAACGTTAATTTTCGCACCAGTCAGGGAGACCCCCAAGCGCGTTCTGTCGATCGCTCCTTTTCCGACTCAGTTCTGTACTCCCTCCCCATCAAAAGCACTCATCCCCAACAGCAAACAATGCTTGTAGATTTGGGCGACTTACTGCTGAAAGATGTGCCCAATTTAAGCGCTATGCTGACACAAGTTTTGGATATTCGTTACCAACTCGACAAAGATAAAACTTATTTCGGTGCTGCCAAAGCTTTTCCTCTAAATATAGAAATTGACTCGGTTTATAATTTCTCCTCATCGGATAACTCTAGCAATCGCGTTTACCTACCCACCGTACCCGACACCAGGGCGCTTACCCTCAAAGTACATTACAGTTTCTCCCAGCTACCGGAAAACAACGGCTACGTCCCGCGTTTGGCAGACGAACGCATTGGCTATTTCATCACCACCTACCAGGACTTTTCCAAAGACGATAGTCGCGATCTCTATGTGCGCTACATTAATCGCTGGCATTTGCAAAAGCAAGACATCTCCACCTCTCCCCCGACCCCCCTACCACAAGGAGAGGCGAGTAATATTCCCTCTCCCCCCCTATCCCCACCAAAACAACCGATCGTCTTTTGGATTGAAAACACCGTTCCTCTGGAATACCGCGATGCGATCCGCGAAGGTGTGTTGATGTGGAACAAAGCATTTGAAAAAGCGGGATTCAAAGATGCCATTCAAGTGCGACAAATGCCAGATGATGCGAAGTGGAATCCAGCCGATGTACGTTACAACACTATTCGCTGGCTGAATTCTCTGGATGGAGCATTTGCCAGAGGGCCATCCCGCGTCAATCCGCTGACCGGACAAATTTTGGATGCCGATATTATTGTGGATGCCGGTTTGGTGCGATCGCGCAAGCAGGAATTTCGCGCTCTCATTCAATCTAACCAATCCGAAACAAACTCTTTTTTAGCCAATCTCATCAACAACGGCAGTCTCTGCACGCACAGTAGCTCAAATCCTGACGCCGAAATGCAAAAAAAGACTTTTTTGTCAAGTCTGGCTCGCGATAACGACCTGTGTTACGGCGTCGAATCTGCCAATCAACTGGCGATGGGGTCAGTAGCGCTGTCGTTGCTGAATGAGGAAAAGCCCAGTCATGAGAAAATCAAAGAATACGTACATCAATTTGTGCGATCGCTGATTGCCCACGAAGTTGGACATACTCTGGGACTGAGACACAACTTTCGCGGTAGCACCTTCCTGAAACCGGAAGAATTGAACAACACCGAAATTACTCGCAGCAAAGGGATGTCCAGTTCTGTGATGGACTATCTACCGGTGAATTTAGCACCCCCCGATGCCCAGCAGGGAGATTATTTTACCAACATTGTTGGCCCCTACGATGAGTGGGCGATCGAGTACGGTTACAAAATTAGCGGCGCGACTGCACCCGCAGCTGAAAAGCAATTTTTGGCAGAAATTACCCAAAAACAAACAACTAACCCAGAATTATCTTACTCACCAGATGAGGATAGCTACGACCTCGACCCCACTGCCAACCGCTACGACATGAGTAGCGATCCCCTGCGCTACTCGCTCTGGCAACTGGACAACGCACGCCTGATGTGGGATCGCCTTAATAAGCGTTCCCCAGCTGACGATGAAAGTTACAGCGATGTGAGCGAATTGTTTGACAGGGTGTTTGTCTACTATTTGCAAAACGTATCTTTCATCATGAAATATATTGGCGGACAATCGTTTTATCGCGATCGTCCGGGCAGTGCTAACGCACGTTTGCCGTTTGAAGCGGTGTCGGTAGAAAAACAGCGCGAGGCATTGACAGCAATTCAAAAATATGTATTTGCCGAAGATGCTTTTAATTTCCCGCCGGAATTGCTCAACAAGTTAGCACCGTCGCGTTGGGAAGATTGGAGCGATCGATTGGAAGTCGATCGACTCGACTATCCCATTCACGATAGCATTTTCATGCCCCAAAGCTACGTTTTGAGAAGTTTGCTATCTAATAATCGCCTCAAACGATTGCGCGACATCGAACTGAAAACTCAATCCGGACAAGCGCTGACAATGCCAGAATTGTTTAATACCTTGCAAACAGGTATTTGGACGGAGGTGCTGCAAGCAGAAAATAACGCCATCAAGATATCCAGTTTGCGTCGCGCATTGCAGCGGGAACATTTAAACATTTTAGTAGGCATGGTGTTGCGAACAAATAAAGTCCCCGAAGATGCACGCACTCTTGCTTGGGAAAAACTCCGTCAATTGCGCCATAAATTAGATCTTACTCTCAAAAAAGAAGACTCTTACTTAGATGATTATACTAAGGCGCACTTGGAAGAAACTCGCGCCCGCATTTACAAAGTTTTGGATGCGCCTTTGCCTTCAAAAAGGCTAGGGCGTGGGGGTTAG
- a CDS encoding hybrid sensor histidine kinase/response regulator yields the protein MTIDASKKSIILVIDDSPTNLEVLSHFLDESGFEVWSDLNGEKALQRLKIAQPDLILLDVVMPGKDGFEICRRLKENPLTHDIPVIFMTSLADTTDKVKGLKLGAVDYITKPFQAEEVLVRIELHLRLRNLTKALATKNEQLKVEIKERQAVEATLRELQQDLEQRVEARTAELKEAQVWLVQSEKIASLGQLVAGIAHEVNNPVNFIVGNLGHIDRYFEDLIALLNLYQKYLPEPPNEVIDKIEEIELKELLSDLPKVLNSMHIGASRILDLSSSLRNFSRLDDAGKKNVNIHEGIESTLLILGHRLKARPDYPAIQVIREYDDLPLVECYPGQLNQVFMNLIANAIDALEDKIHSQNIDDKYANYQPTIHIKTKVIKRQVLIHIIDNAAGISEEFQQQVFAPFFTTKPPGKGTGLGLSISQKIVVINHSGQLTCSSVIGQGTEFVIKIPI from the coding sequence ATGACAATCGACGCTTCTAAGAAGAGCATTATTCTCGTCATTGACGATAGCCCTACCAACTTGGAAGTGTTGTCTCATTTTTTAGATGAATCCGGATTTGAAGTTTGGTCAGATCTCAATGGAGAAAAGGCGCTGCAAAGGTTAAAAATTGCACAACCAGATCTCATTTTATTAGATGTAGTGATGCCGGGAAAAGATGGCTTTGAAATCTGCCGCCGTTTGAAAGAAAATCCATTAACACACGATATTCCTGTGATTTTTATGACATCCCTGGCTGACACGACCGATAAAGTTAAAGGGTTAAAGTTAGGAGCTGTAGACTACATTACCAAACCATTTCAAGCGGAAGAAGTCCTAGTTCGGATCGAGCTGCATCTCAGGTTAAGAAATCTTACTAAGGCGCTAGCTACAAAAAATGAACAGTTAAAGGTAGAAATTAAAGAAAGACAGGCTGTAGAAGCAACTTTGCGGGAACTACAACAAGATTTAGAACAACGGGTAGAAGCAAGAACAGCCGAACTCAAGGAAGCCCAAGTATGGCTTGTGCAATCTGAAAAAATTGCCAGTCTGGGACAATTGGTTGCGGGTATAGCTCACGAAGTAAATAATCCCGTTAATTTCATAGTGGGTAATTTAGGACATATCGATCGCTATTTTGAAGACTTAATCGCTCTGCTCAATCTCTATCAAAAATATCTGCCGGAACCACCTAATGAAGTTATAGATAAAATAGAGGAAATTGAGTTGAAGGAGTTGTTGTCAGATTTGCCCAAGGTGTTGAATTCTATGCACATCGGTGCAAGCCGTATTTTAGATCTTTCTTCTTCTTTACGAAATTTTTCTCGCTTGGATGACGCAGGTAAAAAAAATGTTAATATTCATGAAGGGATTGAAAGTACGCTTCTAATTTTGGGACACCGTTTGAAAGCTAGACCTGATTATCCAGCTATTCAAGTAATAAGAGAATATGACGACTTACCCCTTGTTGAGTGCTATCCCGGACAACTAAATCAGGTATTTATGAACTTGATCGCCAATGCGATCGACGCGCTAGAAGATAAAATACACTCTCAAAATATAGATGATAAATATGCAAATTATCAACCCACGATCCATATTAAAACAAAAGTTATAAAACGGCAAGTATTAATTCATATTATCGATAATGCCGCTGGTATAAGTGAGGAATTCCAACAACAAGTTTTCGCTCCCTTCTTTACAACTAAGCCCCCCGGAAAAGGTACGGGATTAGGGCTATCTATCTCACAAAAGATTGTAGTTATCAATCACAGCGGACAGTTGACTTGCAGTTCGGTAATCGGACAGGGTACGGAATTTGTGATTAAAATTCCGATTTAG
- a CDS encoding sulfite exporter TauE/SafE family protein: MTAWIIGHILATCIGISLGLIGGGGSILAAPILIYIMGVPAQSAFAMTLVIVGTVSIIGAIPHWRQGNVNLKIAALFSPTAMLGAYLGARATFLPIVTPTIQLITFGLVMLIASISMLRKGANQTDEFDEIVELNSEDNEPHKYRWLAIVMEGFVVGIITGFVGIGGGFLVIPALVLLGNTPMKEAIGTSLIILALKSVTGFAGYFGHVFVEWNLLESFTAVASAGILIGTYFTKFFLPKDLEKGFGYFVLVVALFILIKR; the protein is encoded by the coding sequence ATGACTGCTTGGATTATTGGACATATTTTAGCAACTTGTATTGGGATTAGCTTGGGGTTAATAGGCGGTGGAGGATCGATTTTAGCGGCTCCTATTTTAATTTACATAATGGGAGTGCCAGCTCAGTCAGCCTTTGCCATGACCTTGGTTATTGTTGGTACTGTTAGTATTATTGGCGCGATTCCTCACTGGCGGCAAGGAAATGTAAATTTGAAAATTGCTGCCTTATTTTCCCCAACAGCTATGTTGGGTGCTTATCTTGGCGCTCGTGCTACTTTTCTTCCCATCGTTACCCCGACTATTCAGTTAATTACCTTTGGGCTCGTTATGTTGATAGCATCTATTTCTATGCTTCGTAAAGGAGCAAATCAAACCGATGAATTTGACGAGATTGTCGAGTTAAATTCTGAGGATAACGAGCCTCATAAATACCGATGGCTGGCTATAGTAATGGAAGGGTTTGTAGTGGGAATAATTACCGGATTTGTTGGAATTGGTGGTGGTTTTTTAGTAATACCGGCGCTAGTATTGCTAGGAAATACTCCCATGAAAGAAGCGATCGGTACATCTTTGATTATTTTAGCTCTCAAATCAGTTACCGGATTTGCAGGATACTTCGGTCATGTGTTTGTAGAGTGGAATTTACTAGAATCCTTTACAGCTGTTGCTAGTGCAGGTATCCTCATAGGAACGTATTTCACAAAGTTTTTCCTTCCTAAAGATTTGGAGAAAGGATTTGGTTATTTTGTCCTAGTTGTGGCATTATTTATTTTAATCAAAAGATAG
- a CDS encoding DUF5117 domain-containing protein — protein MSANVTNFGANSLGFHRTGQVVVASGEDSQEEELKPFEELVKNTEKLDGLFPLYRHKNSGKIYLEIKPQQLNKNYLLTIAIESGIGQGQIYRGMGLNDAIFYFRRVNNNLLFTLRNLQFRTRPGDPQQGYINRSFSDSVLASLPIISIHPQRQTILIDMNDLLLKEDLADLTSNLREAFNAHYQLEENKSYFGNVQVFPQNVEVDSVYGLSLQAEEDSLPIVTLPDRRALTIAVHYSLSEIPENNGYVPRLADDRVGYFTTDYEDFSENQSNSPTVQYIYRWHLEKQDPSAAISPPKKQIVFWIENK, from the coding sequence ATGTCCGCTAATGTAACAAATTTTGGGGCAAATTCGTTAGGGTTCCATCGCACAGGTCAAGTAGTTGTTGCATCTGGCGAAGATTCCCAGGAAGAAGAACTGAAACCATTTGAAGAACTTGTCAAAAATACTGAAAAATTAGACGGTTTATTCCCGCTTTACCGCCACAAAAATAGCGGCAAAATTTATCTGGAAATTAAACCACAACAGCTGAATAAAAATTACTTGCTTACGATCGCGATCGAATCTGGTATTGGCCAAGGCCAAATTTACAGAGGCATGGGTCTAAATGATGCGATTTTCTACTTCCGGCGCGTTAATAATAATTTACTTTTTACCCTTCGCAACCTGCAATTTCGCACCCGTCCCGGAGATCCGCAACAGGGTTACATTAACCGATCGTTTTCCGACTCAGTTTTAGCTTCTCTTCCCATCATAAGTATTCATCCCCAACGCCAAACAATTCTCATCGATATGAACGACTTACTATTAAAAGAAGATTTAGCTGACCTCACATCAAACTTGCGAGAAGCTTTTAACGCTCATTATCAATTGGAGGAGAACAAATCTTATTTTGGTAATGTGCAAGTGTTTCCCCAAAACGTAGAAGTTGACTCGGTATATGGGTTGTCTTTACAAGCTGAAGAAGATAGCTTGCCGATAGTAACCTTACCCGATCGCAGAGCTTTAACTATTGCCGTTCACTACAGTTTATCGGAAATCCCGGAAAACAACGGCTACGTTCCTCGCCTAGCAGACGATCGCGTTGGCTATTTTACCACAGATTACGAAGATTTCTCTGAAAATCAAAGCAATTCACCCACAGTACAATATATTTA